In the genome of Bacteroides mediterraneensis, the window TGGCTTGGGGCGTATCGGAGGCTACAGTCGAGCAGATACGGAAAGCCAATTCCGTAACACCGCTTACGGCCGTACAAAGTGAATACTCAATGATGGCACGCCAATGGGAAAACAACGTGATTCCACTTTGTCGTGAGTTGGGAATAGGCTTTGTGGCTTACTCTCCAATGGCTGGTGGATTGCTCAGCGGTCAATATACGGCGCAGCAACATTACGAAGGCGATGACATCCGCCGGGTCATTTCGCGTTACAAGCCGGAAAATGTCGCTGCCAACCAGCCTGTCATCGACCTGGTGAAAGAGTATGCACGGACAAAAGGTTGTACGCCTGCACAGATCGCACTAGCCTGGGTGATGAAACAGGAACACATCGTGCCCATTCCTGGCATGCGAAGTGATGCCCGTATCAAGGAAAATCTGGGGGCAGCGGATATCCTACTTACTGATGAGGAATATAACACACTCACCATTGCACTCAACAAGTTAAAAGTGTATGGTAACCGCACCGATGAACAGATTGCTGAATTAGGAGAATTGCGTACCAAACTTTACGGTAGTTCGGGAGTACACAAGCAATAGTAATTTTTCGATATGGGTATTTTAACTATAGCTTTATTGATAGGTATGCTCGTCCCCGTTCAAACCGCAGCAAACGCACGGATGCGGATAAGCGTAGGCCCGGTTTTGGTGGTGACACTCATTTCATTTATGGTGTCTTCGGTGCTGCTGGCGGTAATTTCGGCCATGATGAGAATGCCGTTACTGCCATCAGCAGCACAGATCGCCGTTACACCTTGGTGGGGCTGGACGGGAGGCA includes:
- a CDS encoding aldo/keto reductase; this encodes MKTRRLRNLEVSAIGMGCMGFSTAYGKIPDEKESIRLMREAHDRGCNFYDTAEIYATYRNEELVGKALKPIRNEIILSTKYSPATLMGQEHIGGGKLSRNGVRFAIENSLRRLQTDHVELYYAHRVPEEVNVEEMAEWFGELIREGKILAWGVSEATVEQIRKANSVTPLTAVQSEYSMMARQWENNVIPLCRELGIGFVAYSPMAGGLLSGQYTAQQHYEGDDIRRVISRYKPENVAANQPVIDLVKEYARTKGCTPAQIALAWVMKQEHIVPIPGMRSDARIKENLGAADILLTDEEYNTLTIALNKLKVYGNRTDEQIAELGELRTKLYGSSGVHKQ